TCCGAGCTTTGGGCCCTGGTCTAAGCCTCCAGTTCCCTACTCTAAACTTAGGCCTACCATCGCCAGGCTTTGATTCAAAGCTTCCCTTCCCCAGTCCCGGGCTCCGTTTTCTCGCCACACACCGGGCGCGCCTGGACATGGCACGCAGCCCCAGCCCCCAATTATGGCCGGGTGCTAAGTGGCCCAGCGGCTGGGAGGGGGAGGCCGAACTGCTGAGTGAGCTCTGGGCCGGTCGCACCCGTGTACCTCCGCAGGGCCTGGACCCTGGGGACCGGGAGAGCCAGGATCCTCACCAATATCTTCATCCCGTGCCTCAAGTTCTGAAGGCCACGTCCCAGGTGGCGTGGAAGCCCGTGTTGCTGCCGGGAGCACTGAAGCTGGCTCCTGGTGTGAGCATGTGGAACCCAAGTACGCAGGTGCTGCTTAGCTCCGCTGAGCCTCAACGGAAAGGCGGAGAAGGCAGCGCCTCTCCTCCCATCCGTACAAGTGCCCCGAAGCCCCACGTGACTGTGGCACAGCTAATGAACTCAGCCCTCAAAATGTGGTCACTCCCCTCCAAGCGCCTGCCCAATTCTAAGTCCTAGGCATTGGGAATTCTACCTTCCTTCTGTCTGCTTGCCAGAAATAAACAGCCGAGTTGCCTTAAGAATTGGCCTGATGTCCATCAGTTCCTTCCAAGTGTGTGCTCTCACTGAACTGGAGAGGTCTATAAGAACACAGAACATAATTAAGTTACACGCTTAGGAGACCCTGCTTTAGGGTCAAGGTGGCTCTCCAGGAGAGGCATTCTGGAGAACCATCCCCATTTCCACAAAGGAGCACACAAGGGTTGCAAGAGGGATCTGCCTCAGTTGGGAGAACTTAGTCTCCTTCCAGTAGGGGAAGAAGGGGGTGGCTCTGTTTAAGCACAGAGTGATACAAGACATGAGGAATTTGATTTTCAGTCCCTGGAGCTATATCAATTCACCTTAGAGTGCATATCCAAGTTTTCTGTGAAGACAAATTTGAGGCTATGCAAGATTTAGGGAAACACTGACTCTCTTGATCTTTGACTTCGACCAGCATTGGAATGAGGCAATCAGATAGCTAGTGAAAATGATTTAAGGAGGAACTCACTCTCAGGTAAAAATGGGATACTCGAACACATCCAAGAGTGAGTGGTGCCTCCTTAAATTTTGTGCTTTATGCTCCACACCAACCTGTTGGCTGGTCCTACTCAGCTTTGACTAGTCCGTCCCGCCCAGTTCCTGTGATCAGCACTTCCCGGGGGTGGGCCAGTCTTCTCTGCCATGTCACTGTGGTCTGTACTCAGCAGCCCAGTATGGGGTGCTGGCTCTGTCCTCCTCATTCTGGTCCTCCTGCTTAGACTAAGTGTGCAGATCTGGCATAAGTTTTATCTCTGGGACCTCCAGCACTGCTCCACGGATTTGACTGGGAAGACAGCAGTGGTGACTGGGGCCAACAGTGGTGAGTGTTCCTCCTGACCTGCCACAACCACAGCCTCCAACTGCCCCAAcagggagggcagagaggaggacCAGCTCTCACTGTCAGAACCCTTGTTTCCCACCCTACTTGCTCCATTGCCCTCTAGTCACTCCCCAGACTAGCATACTCTGAAGCTGCCCTCCCACAGGCATTGGGAAGGCTGTGTCCCAGGAGCTGGCCCGCCGCGGGGCCCGTGTGATCCTGGCCTGCCGTAGCCGAGAGCGAGGACAGCAAGCCCTGGCTGAGATACAAGCAACATCTAAGAGCAACCGCCTCCTACTTGGTGAAGTGGACCTGAGCTCTATGGCCTCCATCCGGAGCTTTGCTAAGCGGCTGCTGCAGGAGTGTCCTGAGATTCATCTATTGGTTAAcaatgctgcagtctgtggtatGTGCCTTGACTTACTTCCCCTAAACACATTTCCAGAGTTTCATTTCTAGCTCAGGGACCTCAAAACAGGCATCCTTCAAGCCTAACATGTACATCCCATGGAAACTCTCTAATTCAGACACTATCCTGAAAAACCTAAAATTATAGTCTCAAACATCATTGCCCCCATCTCAACACATCCATGCTCCTGTGGTGTTTCTGTGCtgggtttagtcactcagttgtgtccagctcttagtgaccccatggactgtagcccaccaggctcctctgcccatggaattctgtaggcatactggagtggttaccgtgcccccctccaggggatctccccaaccaagggatccaacccaggtctcccaccttgcaggtggattctttactgtctgagccaccagggcatttCTATTGAACCCAGTATATCCTCCCCAGAATTTGTCTCCCTCAGGATTCTCACTCCATCACCCACTACCTATGTTTTCATCTTCCACAGGGTTCCCTACCACACTTACTTCAGAGGGCCTTGATCTCACCTTTGCAACCAACTACACTGGACCATTTCTGCTCACAAATCTGCTCCAAGGTAAGGAAGGATGGGTACTTACCTTCTGTGTGACCCCTGCTTTTCCATTCCTCTAGCATTTTCATGGCTTACTCTCTATCATGGTCATCTCCTTTCCCTTGGCACCCAGATGCACGCTGAGTAATGACCCAATACATTTTAACTTTTCATACCTGGCATCAGTCAAGATTAGAAGACTGGTAATGGAATCAGTTAGCCCCCAGATATCCATACAACCAGCAGGAGGATATAAGATCTACACCACACCTCTCTTTCCCTCAGACCAGTAGACTCAATCATCTCAGGTCTGAGTTCTAGCCACACCGGTAGAGTCAGTCATCTCAACAAACGCTTCTTGAGGGTGGCATTAGGCTACTAGGTTTAAGGAGGCTGTGTTCTCCTAGGGAAGGGAGGGGTTAAGCAGCAGGCACATTCTCCCTAACATTTTCCCTGGATTGCCTGATAGcctctttataattttattgattgattgattgatttttggctgtgctgggtcttccttgctgcatgggctttctctagctgccctgcataggcttctcgttgcagtggcctctctttttgtggagcacaggctctagggtgcacagggtCCAGTAGTTCCGGcctgcaggctcaggagttgcagctcagCTGTGCTGGGGCTCAATGGTCACGGTGCACAGGCCcagctgctctgcggcatgtgggatcctcctggatcagggattgaactcgtgtctcctgtattggcaggcagattctttaccactgagccatctaggaagccctctAATAgcctctttaaaagaaaattaattttttggtcAGGTAATGAATATATGTCCAAAGTACAAAAGGgtatatagaaaaagaaagaaagaaaagaaaaagtcttcTCCTCTCCTGGAAAATCAGCTGCCCATTCCCTTCCTGGGAGGCAACTCCTATTGCCAGGTCTCATGTACCCTTTAGTGAGCAATTAAATTAGTCCTGACTGGAAAGTGAACAAAGAGCAAGGCCAAGCTCTATGGGTTtgtaatgtattaatatatgttttgCCCTTTTCCAAAAATTGTAACATGCTACAATACCCTGTGTCTTGCTCAGTAATAATTTCTTGAACTGTCTTCTTGTTactgaaaagtgtgtgtgtgggggggtctgACTGCTcgccactcaaaagccaataaacaggccaggttgatggaaaggaaagtttgctctATTTCGGATTCTGGCAGCTAGTGGTAGGGAGGGTGACGGACATCTGTGCAAAGGCCGACTCCACCACCGGACAAGCAGGGGGTGAGAgctttgatagacagagtgtatGTAGGGGGGAGATTACATGTGGAAACAGCACATTtatctctaacagtcatcttcaattggtcatcagtggtctgactagCATCATCTTCATCGTTGTAGGTagagttaatcttcagttccagggtctatttgttcccatttctttgtagTCAGTtttcagaattgtggcagctcatgtcctgggtacagtctggtcatcatggaGTTAACTTTTCCACCTGATATTTTGGTATCTATAAGAcaactcacaggatatggctcaacATATTATCTAtaacccttgagaaagaactaaaggtccttgactatgcttaatgactaaatTACTATTATTTAGTCTCTttagactgttttcctttgtttcagccaTTTTTCGCttttctgattaaacttattctttgattaAAGTTTTCTATAGACAAAagacaggcagaggacatggggtggggaggtgggcaaGGACCATacggtcctgctctgtttcattcTCTCCTATCTCCTCTGTCTAGTGTATTCTCCCTTCTGTGTCTTCTAAGAAATCACCTTTCATCACATCACTTTCTTGCTTCAAATTCTTAGAAGGTATTCTGACCTTTATACAATAACTAAGCTGTTTATCTCCACTTACAAAACCTCCTGCAGACTGAGAGCCTCGCCTTGACCTTTCCCAAACCCACACCTTCATCTTCAGccaaaattttttctcttttaggccACACTCTGTCTTCTAAATCCTGGCTGTAATCTGCACATGTGTTTCCCTCTATTTGGAATATCCTTTCCCATCTTTTAGCCTGGCTAACTTAATTCAGCTTCCAGCACTCAGCACAGATACCACTCGTGCTGTGGATCCTGTCCTGACACCTCTGCCTCCCACCAGGTGTCCCCATttacctcatagctcagttggtaaagaatctgcctacacagcaggagaccggggtttgattcctgggttgggaagatcccctggagaaggaaatggcaacccactccaggattcttgcctggagaatctcatggacagaggagcctggcaggcgatccctgtggtcgcaaagaattggacacgacttagtgactaaaccaccaccaccacctgagcCCCTGTAAACAGCTTTGTTCCTGTACGGATGCTGTTGCATGAAGATCAGCCTCCAACTAGATTGTGAGCCCCTTTGGTCTTTATGTCACTATGGCTGCAAGTCTGGAGTTCACTGTCCTCTTTAAGAATAATTTTCTCTTAGCAAATTATGGCTGAATACCTCCACTCAATTTTTCATTTGTGATTCTTCATTTAAATGGAGGGCTCAAAATAGTTTTAGTATTTTGAAACAATAAGTAAACTCATATGTTgataactataattttttttactataattttttatactttatataatccagactttttttttggtatagttagGAAGCTCTTTTCTTCCCCAAAGATTTGCTTGTACCTCTTCTATTGATAGTAATTTTACCTTCATTCTTTTGGAAGATAaattccaaaattttttttaattaaaaaaatttttaataaaactctTTCCCAAGAATCTCTGCACATATTTCTTTTCCCCTAAGCCTAGCACCCATATGTCTTTAGGGCCTAGCATGGTGTCTGCCATAATTCAGGGGCACAGTGAATATCTGTGgggtgaataagtgaatgaatgaatgtatgaatgtGTGAAAGCCAATTTTCACAGCATTTCCAGCCTCTCCTCCCCATTCTTAGccatcagcaaaataaaaatataaacaaggaTTAATTAAATTAGCTTCAGCTGGCAAGTGGCAGAAAAGGGAAAACTCCACTTTTTCtttaggcaaaaaaaaacaaacaaaccccacaCTAAAACAAGAAGAACCTTCGGAAAGCAGCTAATGAAAATAGTCACAGTCACATTACACTCTACACGGGGCCCACTGACTGTCTTCTGAAAGCCTGGGATGGACCCTGCTCTCCTGTAGTCTCGTGGAGAGTGGGCATGGGGGTTTACTCCATGACTTGGATTAAGGGTATGTGGTCTTCTCTCCACCTAGGGGCCCTGCAGCGGGCAGGGTCAGCCCGGGTGGTGAATGTATCTTCCTTCCGGCAATCACATGGATACATTGATGAGGATCATCTGATAGGGGCCGGTAGACCTTTGACCTTCAACCAGAACTATGATTGCAGCAAACTGCTTTTGGCCTCGTTCACTGGGAAGCTTGCCCAGAAACTTCAAGGGACAGGTAACTGCCTCTGACACTCCCTACCCTTCCACTCCCAACACGACCTCCCAACCCTTCCCATCTCATTCCAATATATTCTGGCCTTAAAATACTCCCAATATCCCCAAGCCAGCTGTTAGTTTCTTCCATTTATCATTGGTGCACCCAGTATTTCTCTCAACCCCATCTTCCTacctcattttcattcttttccaactTTCTCATCATCCACAACTTCCCTCTCCTCCAACACCATCCATCATATTCCCCATCAAGATCACCCCATGCTTTCTAATACTTATATCTCCTTACTGGCTTGGGCATTGCCATTCATGTAAGTTACGAAACATGGACTTCTCTGGCACCACCCCCAAGTCTCTTGTCACCTCTACCCGACAGAAGTGGTAGGATCCTTCCTTAACTGCACGCTGCAGAACCACACTTAACCCTTCCTTCCCACCATCCTCCTCTCTCTTCACTGTGCACTACACTTCTCAGGTGTGACCGTGAACTCTGTGGACCCGGGTGTTGTGTACACGAAAATCATGAAGCATTTCTCCTGGTCATATCGCTTCCTCTTCTGGCTCCTCAGCTTCTTCTTTAAGGTGGGTAGTGGAGAAGCTGGCGCTGCCTGAAGAGGGTGGGTCAGGGCTCTGCTGCCCAGCGTCCCGGTAAGTTAGAGCTTGCCTGGCTTTACTCTTCACTTCCTCTGTGTCTCTACAGGATAGCAAACAAGGTGCAGTCCCAGTCCTCTACCTGAGCTTAGCAAAGGAGCTGGATGGCATTTCTGGAAAACATTTTAGCAGTTCCTGTGTGATAACTCTTCCCCCTGAAGCTGCTCAGGATCCTCACGTGGCCCAAAGTCTCTGGAATACCTCAATCCGACTAACAAACCTAGACAAGGTGGACTGATCTTCTGTGGCCCCTGCCTTAACTAGCCACCCTCCCTCTGACTCCCAGCCCTTACTCTGATTATGCCTTCTGTTTGCCTGCTCCAAGGATCAGTCTCTTTGTCTAGTAGAGTGACCACTTCTTCCTTCTGTTGGTTCAGGGGCATGAGACCTCAGATCAGTCAGGGACAGTTTCAGCTTCTACTTATTTCTAGTTGTCTGATAGAAGTATTCATGTCTTAGGCACTGGGATCTCCAGACCTTCTGAGTCCCACATTGTAGGGACAGGGAGTAAGACTCCTTTCAGTGGGTATTAGACGTGCCAGTAAGAGGGGAAACTTCTATCTATTGCCCTTGGTTCCTGGCCTTGGGAGAGGCAGCACCACAGTGTCCTCTGGATCAAGGTGTGTGCCACATCCTGCCGGAAGCACTCTAACTCCATAGGGTGCTGTCTCCCAGCTGTACCGTAACTGAGCCTACAGGTAACCCTTCCACCTGTCTATCAAGCCAGCTGCTCCTGAGTGCTGAGTCCTGCAATAAAGATAGTGAATTCTGAGAGTGAGAGACCATTGTTTCTTTCAAAATCTAAATGAATTTCGAAATAAACTTTTCAAATTTCACACACACAATGcctgtatatgtatgtatctactTGGGAGGATTGAAGTTTTTATGACAATGAGTTGTTCTAAACATGAAAAGTGTGTACTTTTATCTATCtaaatctttttaatatctttatacATTTTTGAATAAAGATCTAATACAAGTTTAACTATATTTAATTTCAGATACCTTACTTTTTATGCTATtgcaaatgatattttaaaatttgtatattaaTTGTATATCATTGAGAAACTTTACTGTTATCTAATTGTGATAAGTCATCCGTACATTCTTTTGGTTTTTGCACATGGAAAATCATACCATCTAggaataataacatttatttctcctctttcaattaatataaattttcttttcctagacCTTAACTGATTTTCTGCTATTAAACCAAACTTGCATTTAAACCAACTTTGTCAGAGTGCTAATTTTGTATGAAAAAAAGTGGAtgttagttgcacagtcgtgtctgactctttgtgatcccgtggactgtagcctgccaagatactctgtccatggaattctccaggcaagtttactggagtgggttgccatttccttctccaggggatcttcccaacccaggaattgaacctgggtctcctgtattgtaggcagattctttaccgactgggcCACTACGGAAGCCACTAGTATATAATTTGGTATACATGGCTAAATTTAGTATACTCATGTTTTTGTTTGGAACTATTTATTCATATAGttttgcaaaaaagcaaaatggctgtctggggaggctttacaaatagctgtgaaaagaagagaagtgaaaagcaaaggagaaaaggaaagatataaacatctgaatgcagagttccaaagaatagcaagaagagataagaaagccttcttcagcgatcaatgcaaagaaatagaggacaacaacataatgggaaagactacggatctcttcaagaaaatcagagataccaaaggaacatttcatgcaaagatgagctcgataaaggacagaaatggtatggacctaacagaagcagaagatattaagaagagatggcaagaatacacagaagaactgtaaaaaaagatcttcacaacccagataatcacgatggtgtgatcactcacctagagccagacatcctggaatgtgaagtcaagcgggccttagaaagcatcactacgaacaaagctagtggaggtgatggaattccagttgagcttttgcaaatcctgaaagataatgctgtgaaagtgctacactcaatatgccagcaaatttggaaaactcagcagtggccacaggactggaaaagtcagttttcattccaatcccaaagaaaggcaatgccaaagaatgctcaaactaccgcacaattgcactcatctcacacgctagtaaagtaatgctcaaaattctccaagccaggctttagcaatatgtgaaccgtgaacttccagatgttcaagctggttttagaaaaggcagaggaaccagagatcaaattgccaccatccgctggatcatggaaaaagcaagagagttccagaaaaacatctatttctgctttgttgactatgccaaagcctttgactgtgtggatcacaataaactgtgggaaattctgaaagagatgggaataccagaccacctgatctgcctcttgagaaatctgtatgcaggtcaggaagcaacagttagaactggacatggaacaacagactggttccaaaaaggaaaaggagttcgtcaaggctgtatattgtcaccctgtttatttaacatatatgcagagtacatcatgagaaacactggactggaagaagcacaagctggaatcaagattgctgggagaaatatcaataacctcagatatgcagatgacaccacccttatggcagaaggtgaagaggaactcaaaagcctcttgatgaaagtgaaagaggagagtgaaaaagttggcttaaagctcaacattcagaaaacaaagatcatggcacctggtcccaccacttcatgggaaatagatggggaaacagtggaaacagtgtcagactttatttttgggggctccaaaatcactgcagatagtgactgcagccatgaaattaaaagacgcttactccttggaaggaaagttatgaccaacctagatagcatgttcaaaagcagagacattactttgccaacaaaggttcgtctagtcaaggctatggtttttcctgtggtcatgtatggatgtgagagttggactgtgaagacggctgagtgctgaagaattgatgcttttgaactgtggtgttggagaagactcttgagagtcccttggactgcaaggagatccaaccagtccattctgaaggagatcagtcctgggatttctttggaaggaatgatgctaaagctgaaaccccagtactttggccacctcatgcgaagagttgactcattggaaaagactctgatgctgggagggattgggggcaggaggagaaggggacgacagaggatgagatggctggatggcatcactgactcgatgcacatgagtctgagtgaactccgggagttcgtgatggacagggaggcctggcatgctgcgattcatggggttgcaaagagttggacatgactgagcgactgatctgatctgatttattcATAAATGAGACTGACCTGTACTGTACTTTTCTTTACTTATACTGCCATTGTCTAGCTTTGCTGTCATGGATAGGTTCATTTTATAGGATGAATTTGGAATTCATGTTAGTATAGTGACATTATATaagaaagtgttaattgctcagtcatgtctgactgtttaagacccccatagactgtagcccaccaggccactctgtccatggaattctccaggcaagaatactggagtgggttaccattcccttctccacaggatcatcccagcccagggattgaatctctttgcaactccatggactgtagcccaccaggattctctgtccatggaattctccaggcaagaatacgaagATTCCCTTCAGAATACTAAAGGGaagatccaggggatcttcccaacccaaggattgaacccaagtttcctacattgcaggcaaattctttactgtctgagctaccagggaagcccttatataaaAAGCAGATGCCAATTAATTGAAGATTAAATGTGCAGGAAACGTGCTAGGGGAAGTGGCTGTGAGAGGAAAGTGGGGAGAGAAAGCTAAGAGATCCATCAGACCATGATACAAGTCTGACCCAGAGAGAAGGTTGGTTGGAAGCACTTTAGAGTGCAGTGGAatgctttttcctttattttgggcCATGTTGCATGAGGGATCTTACTCCTTCTACCACGGATCAAACCCGCAGCCCCTGCcagtgaaagtacagagtcttaaccagtggacaaTCAGAAAAATCCCagttattcctttttaaaagtccCTCTTGTATACAATCTATTTCTGTTCTTTAGTGGTTagtctaaaaattttattttattggccacGCTGAAtgtaggatctttgttcccccaccaggggtcaaacctgtgccccctccaatgggagcatggaatcttaatcactggactaccagggaagtccctgcattttaaaaatctaaaatcttaactctttttaaaattaattaatttttttggctgcatggagTCTTAGTTGCCTTGTGAGGGCTTCTTTCTAGTTgtgcttctttcttctttctttggggTCTGGCTTACAGGCTTAATTGCCCTAAGGTATGTGAGGTCTtggttcactgaccagggatcaaacccacatcccctgcattggaaggctgattcttaaccactggaccactagggaagttccatCCCTGCATTTAGCATTATCTTTAtatctttattcttctttcaaACAATACATAGATCTTAGAGGTCTTTAATGTCCTTTAACATTAATTATTCTCTTTGGATTCATATGATTTTATAAtccatcttgcctggaaaatccatggatggaggagcctggtaggctgcagtccatggggtcgctaagagtcggacacgactgagcgactttactttcactttttactttcatgcgttggagaaggaaatggcaacccactccagtgttcttgcctggagaatccctgggacggggaagcctggtgggctgctgtctttggggtcacacagagtcggacacgactgaagcgactaagcagcagcagcattcaattATATTGTTATCTCATTAATTTCACAAATCAGGTATTTTGGTATTTTAAATAGTTGACATTTATATGGATTTACTCATATGCCTAGTTTTTTCTtagttcattcttctttcttgTGTCTCAGATCCTCTATCTGGGATTATTTTTCTTCTACCCTGAAGCATATGCATCCTTTAGGAGTTCCTTTCATGAGGATTTGTGGTAGACAGAATTCTAAGATGGCTCTCAAGAGCTGCATCCCCCCTGCCTTATGTACACATTCTCTGTAATCACTTCTCCCTGGGTGTGAGCAGATCTCATGAACATGATGGAATTATACTCTTGTAATTATGTTGTATATCAGGGATTGCATGGGATTTACTGATGTAATTAAAGTCTGTAACAATTTGGCTTtgtgtatgtgctgtgtgtgACTGCACAATATTCATATCTGTTGTATTTTTCTTACATCTTTCTACATTTGAGTTCCTCAAAACTTTCCATAGTttgtgtcattcattcatttattcattaaatgaattaatggagTGTCAACTGATCCAGGCATTATTCTATATGTTATTGTCCT
This DNA window, taken from Bubalus kerabau isolate K-KA32 ecotype Philippines breed swamp buffalo chromosome 11, PCC_UOA_SB_1v2, whole genome shotgun sequence, encodes the following:
- the LOC129622840 gene encoding retinol dehydrogenase 12-like isoform X1, whose product is MSLWSVLSSPVWGAGSVLLILVLLLRLSVQIWHKFYLWDLQHCSTDLTGKTAVVTGANSGIGKAVSQELARRGARVILACRSRERGQQALAEIQATSKSNRLLLGEVDLSSMASIRSFAKRLLQECPEIHLLVNNAAVCGFPTTLTSEGLDLTFATNYTGPFLLTNLLQGALQRAGSARVVNVSSFRQSHGYIDEDHLIGAGRPLTFNQNYDCSKLLLASFTGKLAQKLQGTGVTVNSVDPGVVYTKIMKHFSWSYRFLFWLLSFFFKDSKQGAVPVLYLSLAKELDGISGKHFSSSCVITLPPEAAQDPHVAQSLWNTSIRLTNLDKVD
- the LOC129622840 gene encoding retinol dehydrogenase 12-like isoform X2; this translates as MSLWSVLSSPVWGAGSVLLILVLLLRLSVQIWHKFYLWDLQHCSTDLTGKTAVVTGANSGIGKAVSQELARRGARVILACRSRERGQQALAEIQATSKSNRLLLGEVDLSSMASIRSFAKRLLQECPEIHLLVNNAAVCGALQRAGSARVVNVSSFRQSHGYIDEDHLIGAGRPLTFNQNYDCSKLLLASFTGKLAQKLQGTGVTVNSVDPGVVYTKIMKHFSWSYRFLFWLLSFFFKDSKQGAVPVLYLSLAKELDGISGKHFSSSCVITLPPEAAQDPHVAQSLWNTSIRLTNLDKVD